Below is a window of Neodiprion virginianus isolate iyNeoVirg1 chromosome 4, iyNeoVirg1.1, whole genome shotgun sequence DNA.
ATTCCAATATGCCAATCCATCGTAATTGTAAGATAAAGAAATTATGATTTTCAGAGGTTTTGCACATCATATCAACTTGTCATTTTATTCACCCTGGCGAAATCAACTGATATCATTAATTAGAGCATGTCACCGCAGAGCGCGCTAGAGTAACCCTTCGAGAACATACTGGATCATTCTGACCCACACCATTTTCTTCTGAAATAGTAATACTGCAAGAATTTCTGTATTTCCGgattttctttgttcaaatttatcaCATGTATTTGTACTTATAAACTACACGCTCACATTATAAGATAGTGAAAGTATacccttgaatttttttctggtCAATTGGACTCGTACGCTTGAAATGGTAACGCATCAAAAACGGGAGAGAGTGATTTTGACCCAGAGTGTTCTTCGTCATAGAAAAAAATAGGTGTGTCCTGTGAGGGTTAAGGTTAATCCAGTGATGTTAAGTGAAGATCTAACCTGAACTTGGCAGAACGTGTTTGGACTAGCAATAGGCGCATAGGTCAAGCTGCGCCATCCAGCGGTAGATAAGTTCACGAAACATCAAAACGCGCACACCATCTAGCGGTAGGCAAGTTGAACGTCGAATCGAAAGATTCGACTAAAAATCAGCCGTAATAACGTAGAAATGATGAGCGCCAGGGGACGGAATACGTAGTGTCTAAGTGCGAAAAACGTATACACGAGAAATGTACAACTACGAAACGTATAACCGAAGTTTCACTGTAATTCTAGCTGGGTGGTGGATGCATTGTCCCTGAAGTAtaatgaaattcgattttgtaCCTCCTTTGAAAAGAACTATCGCCTTCAGGCAAGCGTACTCGGAGTGGTCGATCCTCAGCGTTGCGCATCTTGCCAGAAGTTCCCTGAGCCTTCTTGCCTCCTCTTCCAGGCCAGATCGCCTGTCAATGGATGCGTCAGCCGAGACCAGAGCAGCCGCCTCCGCCGGAAAGTTCCATTGCGCCGCCGTAAGGACGAACAGTTCGCTCCAGGACTCTTCGAGGAGTATCGCCTGGTCTCGATATGACAGCTGAAACGATTGAAGGAGTAAAACACATTCGTAAAGCGATCAAGTTTCGGCACGCTTGATTTTATTGCTGGAGTAATggagaaagttttttttttttttaatgcatttAGTAAGAACAACCTGGAGGAAGGAGGGTATACTTCTTGCCCATTTAACAGCAAGAAAAAGTAGCTTCGCTGCAGATTCGTAAACGTTCTCCGTTGTCAACAGCGTCAATCCCGAGGAGGCGTAGTCCGACATTGCCGTCGCCAGGCTCGATGGCGAGGATGCCAAAGGATCGCCATGGGCGTCCTCTGCAAGAATCAATAACTTGTCCAGTCATTTCGTTACTTTACATGTTAGTATCACTATCACTGTCcttaatatatgtatatagttaTACACcttacgtacgtatataccgAGCTGTTTTCGTTGGATGGGTACCCGGTCGTCGACCGATAGATATCGGTTATACGTAATTTAAGCGCTCACCCTTTCCCGAGTTTTGGCTGTCAACGGTTGCAGCTTCCTCGGAACTCGTCACCTCGTCTTCCTTGGCCGAAAGAGGTGGCGGCAGAGGTTCGTTCCCCGCCCGCGCCAGGAAAAGCCCCTGAATTGGAGGCGATGACTGACACTTGAAATCTATACCTGAGGGTCAATATCGGCTTCAGAAAACCTCCCCTTGTAACAGCACGTTTATACGTAGCCTGCATATTTGTATTGAATTACTACTTTAAGCTGTGAAAGTTGACCTGAAGATAATCGTCTCACTTGCAGTAAGATTGGATTCCGGCCAAGTCGGCGTCCGAATTTGCACAATAATCGAAATAAACATTGACTTACCCACGCCTGGTGCAAAGGTCGGTATCGTTGGCTTGAAGGGGAAAAAGGCTGGGTAGATGAGCGGATGATACGGAGCTCCAGTGGCCGTATGGTAGATGTGGGGGATCCCGGGATGAAGTCCCGATGGAACTCTGCGGACGGTGGTCGCAAAAGATGCTACATTTCTCGGTGCTCTCTCGTGCTGCACCGCTAAATTGTGGAAACGTTAGACTCGTGCAAGATTAATTAGACAAGATAACAACGAGAAATTTAATATGAATTATGATCATAACGTTCAagtataatttcatttcagtgTATTTGTCTCGACAGGCCTCCAGTTCCCATCTATCCTATCGAGTAAAAGTCCTGCAAGGAATATCCTACAGAACCttttctataaatattttatcctACAATGTTCGCTACTACGGAAATGGAAATCAGGGGACTGCGTGTTTTGGTTTCAGATATTATTCTAAATAAGTTGAGGAGTTCTCGACTtgtttaaatcatttttccgCTGTAGCGAACTCTGTAGAATAGCACGAAGCATTCTGTAGAAAAGAATATATCCATCATTTCATGTAAAACGTTCTCTGTAGGAACGCACTCAGTGGGATGAAATTTCTATAGAAGAGGTCCTACGGAATATCCTCTGTACGAGGACTTTTACTCTGTATGACAGATTTCTGTAGAACCAGTCCATCCCCATTTGTCTCGAGAGTTACCGCATCTTCTTCCGCCTTTGCCCTCGTCTACTCTAATGGCACTCGCTAATTGATACCCAAGCGGAATCAAGCGTTTGCATTGTGATTCGATCGACGATGCGCGGGTGAAGGGGGaagggggtggggggagggATAAGGGAGAAAGGGAGTAGGCTCTGGCATTGAGTGGCGTCGCCGCTTCAAGTACcattttgtttacaaaagCTGTGAACCTCGGCCTGCATCTGACACTTTGTCCCGCCCCGACAAACCGTCGTGTAATGGGTGTTTTTCGTTCAgttatctttttttcacgtttcggTCTTTTTTCACAACTAAAGTAAATACGTCACTCGGCATATGCATTGTGATGTTATTTGGGTATCGGAACGACGGGTTGCACCCGTACAGCGACACTCTCAGGGTGCAGGGTGGTATTCGCTGACTGCCACGGCAGGGGTATTTGCACCACGATGTGTACATAAATGACGTATGCCGCGTTTTATAAGTGCTCGAGGAATAGGTAACGGTGGCTCGTCGAACCGCAACTCCCAGCATTTCGtccgtatacctatacgtagATGAACGTGGGTGCGTACTTGTGTGATATGCGGACCGAATATTATacgggggcggggggggggggggggggggggggggggagcttACATTGCCCCGTGACCAATATGTTAGCCGCAGAGATTCCATGTTTCAGAACAGACCTAAGGATTGTGACGAACCAAACGGAGaaagaaattgtgaaaattgtgaaaaattaatacaacaGGTAAACAGCTCCCGTAGACATCTGTGTTAACATTGTGAAAAACAAAGTATAGGAATGCAGAGTActgaaaatctcgaaaatcCCGTACTCATGGCTTTGAAGAAGGAAGGTTACAACGAAGCTTGGGTCCAGTCTGCACGATCTATCAAATCGATTTCGACTTATCTGCGATTCACCAAGGTTCACACCAGCCTCACAATCACCATCGCTTGTTATTAAGGGTGAATTGGCTGAAccgtttgaaacaaaatttaggAAAACGAAGAAAGCCAACAATAGCAAGCAGGAATTAAACAAACATCCGTACCATGTAACAGAAACTAATGGAAacgaatttgaataacacaagctaacaacaaaatgtaaacaatttgagaaatgcttttacgatgaaaaagttcaaaatgATTGAGCTATGGTGCTTTAGATCAAATCCTAATGTTTTACAGGAATTTCGCTCGCTGATAAGATTCCCATTAATTGCCTGAAAAACATTCGAGAAATCTTGCATTATAGTACAGTTATGATGTGCAAATCAAATTGTCGACGAACATCCGTTTCGTCGTACTTGCACAAATCAAAGTTTTATTCACTTTTGCATGGAGATGACTGTTCGTAAAACTTTTTGTCAGGCGCCTTTTGAAAATCACTATAGGGTGTGAGGGTACCAGAATTCTATCTTGTCCGGCCGGGTGGGGAAAGATCTATCAGTTTCGGCTCGGGTTTCCCGAAAACATCGGGATTCATGAAAACTTTGAGATTCCCAAAACATTAGTCTTATCGAAAATTTCGGGATTCCCAATGAAAGATGGTAGACTTTttagtgaaaatattgatgtCATTTAGATATACTATTTACTATGAGTATTTAGCATTTGGTATTTGTTCAATATTATAAATGTTTGCTTAGTTAGATTGCCCAAGTTTCTGGTTTCCCCAAGATTCCAGGTTTCCCGATTATTCTGGAATCGCCAAAAAAACCGATCCGATACAAATCCGTTCCGAACCCGAACtatttttaccgatatttCGGGAACCCGCACAACCCTAGAAATCACTATTACGAACAATATAAGATCaaacattttacaatttagtgaaaaaaatcatcggcgtttattaattttcatagcTCTAATTATGAAACATTTTCTCGAATTTTCGATAATAAAACTTCCACTACTTGAATTTTCTCGAAATATTTCtgtgaaatgttttttcatgTTTACTATCATCAGCGCAAATAACATTACTGGCGGGTGTgggtaaaaataaagaaagcaATCAAAAAATCGAAGGTCCACAATATCGAAGTTTTAAAGCAACGAAAACTTGAtataaagaatttaaaaatgttaagAGTCAAAGATAGAGAAGTAAAAGATCGGAAAGGTCAGAACGTAGAATGCCAAACtgtagaatcgtcagaattccTCTCGATAATATAGAATCGTACACATATTCTCGACCTTGGTGTTCCATGTTTTGACCTTTCTTTACTTTCTCGTTCTGTATTTCGACTTACTACATGTTTCCAATTGTCTGTATTTGAACCTACCACATTTTTAAATACtacgaaaattcgatattctgGTCCTTCTATGAATCAGCAATTCTGGTTTTTTACCGCTAACCTTCCCGGAGACTTTTCAAACCGAATTTGCCATTTTTGTCACAACGATTGATTCCGACGGTCCTGCCGGCTCACCCTTATTAACAATGAATCAAAAAGCCAGACAAAAACCGGGCATACCGTCTCGCTTCATGTTCACCCGCAAACATTTGGTGAAGCGACAAGCTTGACACTGGTTCCTTCGGGATACGTCAACAACGCATCGGCCGTTCTCCTTGCACACGTAGTCCAGATTCCTGAAAATCGATACAGCGTGTTTCCAATGGtcgaaacaagaaaaataaccCATAACCCACCCATTCTCGTACCGTGAACAAATAATTAAGTTAACGTGTAGTTACCTCGCATACCTGCGGATGGACCGTTTGAAGAAACCGCGACATCCGTCGCAGCTCGGCACCCCGTAATGTTTTCCCGAGGCCTTGTCACCGCATACTCTGCATAAGACTTCACCCCTGCCACCCTCGTCCATATCTGGTCGAATTACGTACGTACCCTTGtgtcaaaatatttctataattttttcactgcaGTTTCGAGATATTTAACCCTATATATATCGCAATTACAATGAGAACGAATGATAACCTATTATCAACTGATACGGTGACGCTTTTTCCACATTTCGGTGAAATTTAAGTCGAGTAAGAAACGTGCACGGAGTCTTCTTTGTCTGCACAATCATGTGAGCTGAG
It encodes the following:
- the LOC124302327 gene encoding nuclear receptor subfamily 2 group E member 1-like isoform X1, whose translation is MDEGGRGEVLCRVCGDKASGKHYGVPSCDGCRGFFKRSIRRYARNLDYVCKENGRCVVDVSRRNQCQACRFTKCLRVNMKRDAVQHERAPRNVASFATTVRRVPSGLHPGIPHIYHTATGAPYHPLIYPAFFPFKPTIPTFAPGVGIDFKCQSSPPIQGLFLARAGNEPLPPPLSAKEDEVTSSEEAATVDSQNSGKEDAHGDPLASSPSSLATAMSDYASSGLTLLTTENVYESAAKLLFLAVKWARSIPSFLQLSYRDQAILLEESWSELFVLTAAQWNFPAEAAALVSADASIDRRSGLEEEARRLRELLARCATLRIDHSEYACLKAIVLFKGESRGLAEAVRVTALQEQTVAVLGEQGAGRVGRLLLLLPPARALCRRTLQELLFKPTVGDVSVERLLGDMVHATRPVWKHRHSSVLLGSQLELTTRRSIEEAKLAVISTYIQTLEIQTDTVNHFNVNKNKNATDFCRELGLQRTQRLGSGA
- the LOC124302327 gene encoding protein dissatisfaction-like isoform X2, which translates into the protein MDEGGRGEVLCRVCGDKASGKHYGVPSCDGCRGFFKRSIRRYARNLDYVCKENGRCVVDVSRRNQCQACRFTKCLRVNMKRDAVQHERAPRNVASFATTVRRVPSGLHPGIPHIYHTATGAPYHPLIYPAFFPFKPTIPTFAPGVGIDFKCQSSPPIQGLFLARAGNEPLPPPLSAKEDEVTSSEEAATVDSQNSGKEDAHGDPLASSPSSLATAMSDYASSGLTLLTTENVYESAAKLLFLAVKWARSIPSFLQLSYRDQAILLEESWSELFVLTAAQWNFPAEAAALVSADASIDRRSGLEEEARRLRELLARCATLRIDHSEYACLKAIVLFKGESRGLAEAVRVTALQEQTVAVLGEQGAGRVGRLLLLLPPARALCRRTLQELLFKPTVGDVSVERLLGDMVHATRPV
- the LOC124302327 gene encoding nuclear receptor subfamily 2 group F member 1-B-like isoform X3, which gives rise to MDEGGRGEVLCRVCGDKASGKHYGVPSCDGCRGFFKRSIRRYARNLDYVCKENGRCVVDVSRRNQCQACRFTKCLRVNMKRDAVQHERAPRNVASFATTVRRVPSGLHPGIPHIYHTATGAPYHPLIYPAFFPFKPTIPTFAPGVGIDFKCQSSPPIQGLFLARAGNEPLPPPLSAKEDEVTSSEEAATVDSQNSGKEDAHGDPLASSPSSLATAMSDYASSGLTLLTTENVYESAAKLLFLAVKWARSIPSFLQLSYRDQAILLEESWSELFVLTAAQWNFPAEAAALVSADASIDRRSGLEEEARRLRELLARCATLRIDHSEYACLKAIVLFKGDTTYSVPWRSSFLRYYG